One segment of Nostoc piscinale CENA21 DNA contains the following:
- a CDS encoding carbonic anhydrase, whose amino-acid sequence MKKYCETIEFGQPKKKAQDGTYFEELASGQKPPYLYIGCSDSRIALTKFTGTEPGELFVHRNIANQVCLTDINFLSILDYAISHLEVKYIILAGHYGCGGIKAALEGRTTGIIDNWVNPIREIYLQKQEEIDALPTQQERWNRLAELNVAMQIKNLYQTSIMRQALQQGKAPEVHGWVVDISTGLIKDLHIFTKQWHIRKLALMGI is encoded by the coding sequence TTGAAGAAATATTGCGAAACAATCGAATTTGGGCAGCCCAAAAAAAAAGCTCAAGATGGTACTTATTTTGAAGAATTAGCATCGGGACAAAAACCACCTTATCTCTACATTGGATGTTCCGACAGTCGTATAGCTTTAACTAAATTTACCGGCACAGAACCAGGAGAATTGTTTGTCCATCGTAACATTGCCAATCAAGTTTGCCTCACAGATATTAACTTCTTGTCGATTTTAGACTACGCAATTTCTCATCTTGAGGTGAAATATATCATCTTAGCTGGTCACTATGGTTGCGGAGGTATTAAAGCCGCATTAGAAGGTAGAACCACTGGAATAATTGATAATTGGGTAAATCCAATTCGAGAGATTTATTTGCAGAAACAAGAAGAAATTGATGCGTTACCCACACAACAAGAACGCTGGAATCGGTTGGCAGAATTAAATGTGGCAATGCAAATTAAAAATCTCTACCAAACTTCGATTATGCGTCAGGCTTTGCAACAAGGCAAAGCACCAGAAGTCCACGGCTGGGTCGTAGATATCAGCACAGGTTTAATCAAAGATTTGCATATTTTCACCAAACAATGGCACATACGCAAATTAGCTTTGATGGGAATCTGA
- the glpK gene encoding glycerol kinase GlpK → MESKTPSSGYILALDLGTTGNRAFVFNNAGQIVGQAYKELTQYYPQPGWLEHDPEEIWQDTCWVMQNAIANAEIAPSDIVALGLTVQRETCLIWDKTTGKPLHKAIVWQDRRTAPLCNQLQAEGYAAEIYDRTGLVIDAYFSATKLRWLLENVADFDLNNVLAGTIDTWVLWKLTGCKVHATDHSNASRTMLMNLKTCTWDETLLEILQIPAQILPQIQPSLGKFGVTDKTLLGVEIPITAILGDQQAALFGHGCDRPGLMKCTYGTGSFLVAHTGAEIVRSQNQLISTLAWTQTQDNGNLKIGYALEGSMFTSGACIQWLRDGIKLIKTAAETETMANQVSDNGGVYFVPAFSGLGAPHWDMNARGAFFGITASVQPQHLVRAVLEAIAYQVVEVVQAINACSPTPMKRLIVDGGACENNFLMQFQADVLGIPVERPKMRDTTVQGVAFAAGLAAGFWDRYTTLVNQRQIDRIFEPEPARNNALANFSTWQKAVQRSLAWVD, encoded by the coding sequence TTGGAAAGTAAAACTCCATCATCCGGCTATATTTTGGCTTTGGACTTGGGTACAACAGGCAATCGTGCTTTTGTGTTTAACAACGCAGGTCAAATTGTTGGGCAAGCATATAAAGAACTTACTCAGTATTATCCGCAGCCTGGTTGGTTAGAACATGACCCGGAAGAAATTTGGCAAGATACCTGCTGGGTAATGCAAAATGCGATCGCCAATGCTGAAATTGCGCCATCAGATATCGTCGCCTTGGGATTAACTGTACAACGGGAAACCTGCTTAATTTGGGATAAAACCACTGGTAAGCCGCTACATAAAGCTATTGTTTGGCAAGACCGTCGCACCGCACCCCTTTGCAATCAATTACAAGCCGAAGGTTACGCAGCAGAAATTTATGACCGCACTGGCTTGGTGATTGATGCTTATTTTTCGGCGACTAAGTTGAGATGGTTATTAGAAAATGTTGCAGACTTTGACTTAAACAATGTTTTAGCAGGCACAATTGATACTTGGGTGTTGTGGAAATTAACAGGCTGCAAAGTCCACGCGACCGACCACAGCAACGCCAGCCGCACAATGTTAATGAACCTCAAAACCTGCACCTGGGATGAAACATTACTGGAAATCTTACAAATTCCGGCTCAGATTCTGCCCCAGATTCAGCCCAGCTTAGGCAAATTTGGTGTGACTGATAAAACTTTGCTGGGTGTAGAAATTCCGATTACAGCGATTTTAGGCGACCAACAAGCAGCATTATTTGGTCATGGCTGCGATCGCCCTGGGTTAATGAAATGTACTTACGGCACTGGTAGCTTTTTGGTAGCCCATACAGGTGCAGAAATTGTGCGATCGCAAAATCAACTTATTTCCACCTTGGCTTGGACACAAACTCAAGACAACGGTAATTTAAAGATTGGTTACGCCTTGGAAGGCAGTATGTTTACTAGTGGTGCTTGTATCCAATGGTTGCGGGATGGCATCAAACTGATCAAAACTGCCGCCGAAACCGAAACAATGGCTAATCAAGTTTCAGATAATGGCGGCGTGTATTTTGTCCCTGCATTTAGTGGACTTGGTGCGCCGCACTGGGATATGAATGCGAGAGGAGCCTTTTTTGGCATTACCGCCAGCGTCCAACCCCAACATTTAGTGCGTGCTGTCCTCGAAGCGATCGCTTACCAAGTAGTCGAAGTTGTTCAAGCCATCAATGCTTGTTCTCCTACACCAATGAAGCGGTTAATCGTCGATGGCGGTGCTTGTGAAAATAACTTTTTGATGCAATTTCAAGCCGATGTCTTGGGCATCCCTGTAGAACGCCCAAAAATGCGTGATACCACTGTACAAGGGGTAGCATTTGCCGCCGGTTTAGCAGCTGGATTTTGGGACAGATACACCACATTAGTTAATCAACGGCAAATAGACCGCATCTTTGAGCCAGAGCCAGCCAGGAATAACGCTTTGGCTAACTTTAGCACTTGGCAAAAAGCAGTTCAGCGTAGTTTGGCCTGGGTAGATTAA
- a CDS encoding transaldolase family protein, with amino-acid sequence MTLFLDSAIAAEAQAAKKLGWVKGITTNPTLLAKSPLPVETTLKQLAELTTGPVFYQLMAAEFEEMVAEGRAAFKLIGQQTVLKIPASLVGFQVVAELAPEIPCAVTAIYSAAQAAVSQEAGAKYAIAYVNRATRLLGDGVALVQEMASVLKGSNTEIMAASIKSPEEAVASLQAGAHHLTLPLAMLQLMTNHELSVQTIDEFAENGRGILPA; translated from the coding sequence GTGACCTTATTTTTGGACTCAGCGATCGCAGCAGAAGCACAAGCTGCTAAAAAGTTAGGTTGGGTAAAAGGCATCACTACTAACCCAACATTATTAGCCAAAAGCCCGTTACCTGTTGAGACGACGTTAAAACAACTGGCAGAATTAACCACAGGGCCAGTATTTTATCAGTTGATGGCTGCTGAATTTGAAGAAATGGTAGCAGAAGGCAGAGCCGCCTTTAAGTTAATTGGACAGCAAACAGTCTTAAAAATTCCCGCGTCGTTAGTTGGCTTTCAGGTCGTGGCGGAATTAGCACCAGAAATTCCCTGTGCAGTCACAGCTATATACAGTGCAGCCCAAGCCGCAGTCTCTCAAGAAGCTGGGGCAAAATATGCGATCGCCTACGTCAATCGAGCGACTAGACTATTAGGTGACGGAGTAGCATTAGTCCAGGAAATGGCCAGTGTTTTAAAGGGAAGCAACACTGAAATTATGGCAGCCAGCATCAAATCTCCCGAAGAAGCAGTCGCATCTCTCCAAGCTGGCGCACACCATCTCACCTTACCCTTAGCAATGTTGCAGTTGATGACAAATCACGAACTGTCAGTGCAAACCATTGATGAATTTGCCGAAAATGGACGTGGGATTTTGCCAGCATAG
- a CDS encoding helix-turn-helix domain-containing protein, whose product MNIKLFIKRLEALHKPLADLYQTASILPWIPADMLPQAYQELYNNSKMLQLAAEELYQQNEALKETQNLLETERQHYQDLFEYAPDGYLVTNKEGIIQNANIAAIKLLNISKQFLIGKAMINFVCLEARQHFRQELNQIYQADRTKELFIRLQQRHGEYFDAAFTVRVIRNPEGNAINLLWLLRNIGDRQQTELISAESYSEFIQNRPRYKYSKGETIPLNNSVVWYIFQGLVKLSTFCETGEEVLLGLAKTQMVFGSGMTSLSIYQATALSDVELVPIYVSELLVTPALSHSLLPKINQRLQQTESFLVISKKQLVEDRLQHLLELLKQEIGELVEEGTRLSVRLTHEDIASACGTTRVTVTRLLGKLQQQGLISIDTKKHIILKNSAARI is encoded by the coding sequence ATGAATATAAAATTATTTATCAAACGTTTAGAAGCTTTGCACAAACCTCTAGCAGATTTGTATCAAACTGCTAGTATTTTGCCTTGGATTCCTGCTGATATGCTACCCCAGGCTTATCAAGAACTTTATAATAATTCCAAAATGTTACAGTTAGCAGCAGAAGAACTGTATCAGCAAAATGAAGCACTCAAAGAAACACAAAATCTACTAGAAACAGAACGCCAACATTACCAAGATTTATTTGAGTATGCACCAGATGGCTATTTAGTTACTAATAAAGAAGGTATTATTCAAAACGCCAACATAGCCGCTATCAAATTACTGAATATTTCCAAACAATTTCTCATCGGCAAAGCGATGATTAACTTTGTTTGTTTAGAAGCACGACAGCACTTTCGCCAAGAACTCAATCAGATATATCAAGCAGATAGAACCAAAGAATTATTCATCCGATTGCAACAACGTCATGGCGAATATTTTGACGCAGCTTTCACAGTCAGAGTCATCCGCAACCCAGAAGGTAACGCGATTAATTTACTCTGGTTACTGCGGAATATTGGCGATCGCCAGCAAACAGAACTAATATCAGCCGAGAGTTACAGCGAGTTCATCCAAAATCGCCCCCGATACAAATATTCTAAAGGGGAAACAATTCCTCTCAATAACTCAGTGGTTTGGTATATTTTCCAAGGTTTGGTCAAACTCAGTACATTTTGTGAAACTGGCGAAGAAGTTTTATTAGGATTGGCAAAAACGCAAATGGTGTTTGGTTCTGGGATGACTTCTCTATCCATTTACCAAGCCACGGCTTTATCTGATGTGGAGTTAGTACCAATTTATGTGTCAGAACTATTAGTGACACCAGCATTGAGTCATAGTTTGTTACCCAAAATAAATCAACGGTTACAACAAACAGAATCCTTTTTAGTCATCTCCAAAAAGCAATTAGTCGAAGACCGATTACAGCATTTATTAGAACTTCTCAAGCAGGAAATTGGTGAACTAGTAGAAGAAGGGACTCGCTTAAGCGTGCGCTTAACTCATGAAGATATAGCTAGTGCTTGCGGTACCACCAGAGTCACCGTCACAAGATTGTTAGGAAAATTACAACAACAAGGTTTAATTAGTATTGATACTAAAAAACACATTATTTTGAAGAATTCAGCAGCCAGAATTTAG